From Toxorhynchites rutilus septentrionalis strain SRP chromosome 2, ASM2978413v1, whole genome shotgun sequence, a single genomic window includes:
- the LOC129766290 gene encoding uncharacterized protein LOC129766290 — protein sequence MEATTRRVKGGFETGLLWRFNNICFPDSYPMALRRLHALEKRLSRDPVLEAKVRNQIMEYEVKGYAHRTTPEELRSTNPNKVWYLPLGVIQNPKKPNKLRLIWDAKARAGGVSFNDMLLKGPDLLVALMEVLLRFRQGNIAIVGDIREMFHQIWIRDEDKQAQRFIYRSCPGSEPQIYTMDVATFGATCSPSLAQYVKNKNATEFARSFPRAVKAITDNHYVDDFLDSVDTEKEAVQLVNEVKFVHSQAGFDIRNFCSNSVEVLARIGETTERQQVSMNLDKSPESERVLGLIWRPADDVFSFDLSNMKEEIRELVESRTVPSKRQVLRTVMSLFDPLGLISHFVVHGKILMQQIWRTGTDWDELIVEELWDQWKQWCQYMQRLDEVRVPRCFFKGVNISALKEAEVHLFVDASELACAAVLYLRVLDSGKPRCALVAAKTKVAPLKPLSIPRLELQAAMIGTRLMDFVLKSLDVQIKKRFLWTDSSTVLCWLRSDSRRYHQFVAFRVGEILSTTTVDEWHYVPSKMNIADVATKWKEGPSFDPTSPWYNAPEFLYQEQEQWPSEPPRKQAETEVELRSAFLFHGMMPKAVVDCSRFSNWNRLLRATVYALRAVRRFRGEPASQSDFLSQKELCDAEIVIWKQVQAGTYSDEYAILEHNLTNPTSLAPFPKSSPLYRLSVFLDERGVVRMNSRISTSPSVSYDTKFPIVLPRKEYAVYLLTESYHRRFLHRNGETVCNEMRQRFFVPGLLILIRQVAKQCVTCRIRKVVPNPPLMSALPAVRVTGMIRPFTFTGVDYLGPIQVKQGRSLVKRWVALFTCLTIRAVHLEVVHSLSTQSCIMAIRRFVARRGSPENFYSDNGTNFLGASNILKNQIQNIHEDCAVTFTNSKTNWIFNPPSAPHMGGSWERMVRSVKAAMSAIADHPHHPNDEVLETVVLEAEAIVNSRPLTYIPLESIEQESLTPNHFLLFGTKGITQPEMSTRLEGGILRDSWRLAQCLVDHFWNRWIREYLPTITRRTKWFEPAKPLEVGDLVLVVEESKRNGWLRGRILDVVKAADGQVRRAVVRTKNGILNRPAVKLALLDLQKPGDGPELHGQGDVTKPQGSFVQ from the coding sequence ATGGAAGCAACCACACGACGTGTCAAAGGTGGTTTCGAGACAGGGCTGCTTTGGAGGTTCAACAACATCTGCTTTCCCGATAGCTATCCGATGGCATTGCGGCGATTGCATGCGTTGGAGAAACGACTAAGTCGAGATCCAGTTCTTGAAGCAAAGGTGAGAAACCAGATAATGGAATATGAAGTGAAGGGTTATGCTCATCGAACTACGCCAGAAGAACTTCGATCTACGAACCCAAATAAGGTCTGGTATCTACCTTTGGGAGTCATACAGAACCCGAAGAAACCGAATAAGTTGCGGTTGATATGGGACGCTAAAGCACGAGCAGGAGGAGTGTCGTTCAACGACATGCTATTAAAAGGTCCTGATCTGCTGGTAGCCCTGATGGAGGTATTACTACGGTTCAGACAAGGGAACATCGCAATAGTAGGCGACATAAGAGAGATGTTCCATCAGATTTGGATTCGAGACGAAGACAAGCAGGCCCAGCGATTCATTTATCGATCATGCCCTGGGTCAGAACCCCAGATATATACTATGGACGTTGCGACGTTTGGAGCGACATGCTCGCCGAGTCTGGCACAGTACGTAAAGAACAAAAATGCAACGGAGTTCGCGAGATCATTTCCGAGAGCGGTGAAAGCCATAACAGATAACCACTACGTGGATGATTTTCTGGACAGCGTAGACACAGAAAAGGAGGCCGTCCAGTTGGTTAACGAAGTGAAATTCGTCCATTCTCAAGCAGGATTCGATATCCGTAACTTCTGCTCTAATTCAGTCGAAGTCCTAGCGAGAATCGGAGAAACGACAGAACGCCAGCAGGTATCCATGAACCTGGACAAATCACCAGAGTCTGAACGGGTGCTGGGATTGATCTGGAGGCCAGCAGACGATGTCTTTAGCTTTGACTTGAGCAATATGAAGGAGGAGATTAGGGAACTTGTCGAGAGTAGAACCGTTCCTAGCAAACGACAGGTTCTGCGAACTGTAATGTCCCTATTTGACCCATTGGGACTCATTTCACACTTCGTGGTGCATGGGAAGATTCTCATGCAACAGATTTGGAGAACCGGAACGGACTGGGACGAACTCATTGTGGAGGAATTGTGGGATCAATGGAAGCAGTGGTGCCAATACATGCAGCGTTTGGATGAAGTGAGAGTACCACGCTGTTTCTTTAAAGGGGTGAACATCTCTGCACTCAAAGAGGCGGAAGTTCATCTATTTGTGGATGCGAGTGAATTGGCATGCGCGGCGGTTCTTTATCTCCGAGTCCTCGACAGCGGTAAGCCCAGGTGTGCTCTGGTAGCCGCTAAAACTAAAGTGGCCCCACTAAAACCTCTCTCCATTCCACGTCTTGAGCTTCAAGCAGCGATGATCGGGACAAGGTTGATGGACTTCGTCCTGAAATCCCTGGATGTCCAAATAAAGAAACGCTTCTTGTGGACAGATTCCTCAACTGTTCTCTGCTGGTTGCGGTCTGATAGCCGGCGGTATCATCAATTTGTTGCCTTTCGTGTAGGAGAGATCCTCTCAACAACTACAGTGGATGAATGGCACTATGTACCATCAAAAATGAACATAGCCGACGTAGCCACGAAATGGAAGGAGGGGCCAAGCTTCGATCCGACCAGTCCGTGGTACAATGCTCCAGAATTTTTATACCAAGAACAGGAGCAGTGGCCTTCAGAACCCCCGCGGAAACAAGCAGAAACAGAAGTCGAACTGCGTTCTGCATTTTTATTCCACGGCATGATGCCGAAAGCCGTTGTTGATTGTTCCAGGTTTTCAAACTGGAATCGTCTATTGCGGGCGACCGTTTACGCTTTGCGTGCTGTACGCAGATTTAGAGGGGAACCGGCGTCCCAGTCGGATTTTCTATCTCAAAAAGAGTTGTGTGATGCGGAAATAGTGATATGGAAGCAGGTGCAAGCTGGAACCTATTCAGACGAGTACGCGATTCTGGAGCATAACCTGACGAATCCCACAAGTTTAGCTCCATTCCCGAAATCTAGTCCACTCTATCGACTTTCGGTATTCTTGGATGAACGAGGTGTCGTCCGAATGAACAGTAGAATATCTACTTCGCCGTCTGTATCGTATGACACGAAATTTCCGATTGTGCTGCCAAGGAAAGAATATGCAGTCTATCTTCTAACGGAGAGCTATCACCGGAGGTTTCTTCACAGGAACGGGGAGACAGTCTGCAATGAAATGCGTCAACGATTCTTCGTACCCGGACTTCTAATTCTGATTCGGCAGGTGGCAAAGCAGTGCGTGACGTGTCGTATTCGAAAGGTTGTTCCAAATCCTCCTCTGATGTCAGCTCTGCCTGCAGTTCGTGTTACAGGAATGATCAGACCGTTTACGTTCACTGGAGTGGACTATCTAGGACCAATACAGGTCAAGCAAGGTCGCAGCTTGGTAAAGAGGTGGGTGGCATTGTTTACCTGCTTGACTATACGTGCTGTACATCTAGAAGTGGTGCACAGTCTGTCCACCCAGTCATGTATAATGGCCATCAGACGTTTTGTGGCTCGTCGTGGTTCCCCGGAGAATTTTTATAGTGACAACGGCACAAATTTCTTGGGAGCGAGCAACATATTGAAGAATCAGATACAGAATATCCATGAGGACTGTGCGGTCACGTTTACGAACAGCAAGACCAACTGGATTTTCAATCCACCATCAGCACCTCATATGGGCGGTTCATGGGAGCGTATGGTGCGCTCCGTAAAGGCTGCCATGTCAGCAATTGCGGACCATCCACATCATCCGAACGATGAAGTTCTGGAGACGGTAGTGCTGGAGGCTGAGGCCATTGTCAACTCCAGGCCGCTAACTTACATCCCTTTGGAATCGATTGAGCAGGAGTCGCTTACGCCGAATCATTTCCTGCTCTTTGGCACCAAGGGTATCACACAGCCGGAGATGTCGACAAGGCTGGAAGGAGGAATCCTGCGTGACAGCTGGCGTCTAGCGCAATGCCTGGTGGATCATTTTTGGAACCGTTGGATTCGAGAGTACCTTCCAACTATAACCAGACGCACCAAGTGGTTCGAACCGGCTAAGCCGTTGGAAGTTGGGGACCTGGTACTCGTGGTAGAAGAGAGTAAACGGAACGGATGGTTGAGAGGCAGAATTCTAGATGTGGTTAAGGCAGCGGATGGGCAAGTTCGACGAGCAGTTGTGCGGACTAAAAACGGAATACTCAACAGACCTGCAGTGAAATTGGCACTTCTGGATCTTCAGAAACCTGGGGACGGTCCGGAACTACACGGGCAGGGGGATGTTACGAAACCACAGGGCAGTTTCGTGCAGTAG
- the LOC129766291 gene encoding uncharacterized protein LOC129766291: MMEEQKAMRMRRILEEEAARAATRKKLAVEEEEFLKKKYEILLAETEDSEDGASRRSRLSSRASRERVQSWLSNQEVGTTHKVEVVPSSSIMPTVVVSEAAQQSIVPVPATSSPIVSNIPVSATSVPASTSTPISMDVSRSVECADGTIVPQVQTPVMSRQHIETTPRSQRRLILNSVGEVPGLTNVSMPPTSSVTFPQFGTQQQSVTPVRNGPSNEQMAARQVMPRELPNFSGDPQDWPLFYSSFCNSTEACGYTDSENLARLQRCIKDSALEAVRSRLLMPQSVPFVIDILRRLYGRPEILIHSLLQKLRTVPSPKFDNLQSQINFGLAVQNVVDHMTIANLPDHLWNPTLLHELVEKLPPQIKMQWSYYKSRFSCVNLTTFSAFMSELVMMASDVTLPMDALALNSKTGKSIKEKPKLYMHTEDQREKNSEFAEKMKTPMEQAKKLCVYCGKERHEIANCIQFKALDVDVTIHGNGKHVSTYAFLDDGSNSTLLENKIASALGIKGPTDGFCLSWTGNISREEKESQRISIVICGDGKKFKLHNVRTVQQLQLPAQTMRYEDLVQTYHHLKGLPVRSYEGAIPGIIIGIEHIRLLTALRTREGKDNEPVATKTRLGWCIFGKNSDSGTTMEQLNLHLADESRV; encoded by the exons ATGATGGAGGAACAAAAGGCCATGCGAATGAGGAGAATTCTGGAAGAAGAAGCAGCTCGGGCTGCTACAAGGAAGAAGTTAGCTGTGGAGGAGGAGGAGTTTCTCAAGAAGAAGTATGAGATTCTTCTAGCAGAGACGGAGGATTCGGAAGATGGAGCCAGTAGGAGATCGAGACTGAGCAGTCGAGCTAGTCGGGAGAGGGTCCAATCGTGGCTGAGCAACCAGGAAGTCGGCACAACACATAAAGTGGAAGTAGTGCCATCCAGTAGCATCATGCCAACGGTCGTAGTCTCAGAAGCAGCTCAGCAGTCTATCGTTCCTGTTCCTGCTACTTCAAGTCCCATCGTGTCGAACATCCCTGTTTCGGCAACTTCTGTCCCAGCGTCAACTTCTACGCCAATTTCGATGGACGTTTCCAGGAGCGTCGAGTGTGCTGATGGAACAATCGTTCCTCAAGTGCAAACTCCGGTGATGTCAAGACAACACATCGAAACTACCCCTCGATCGCAA AGAAGGTTGATTCTGAACAGTGTCGGCGAAGTTCCAGGACTCACCAATGTATCGATGCCACCTACATCCAGTGTAACCTTTCCCCAGTTTGGGACTCAGCAACAATCCGTTACTCCAGTCCGAAATGGGCCATCTAATGAACAAATGGCGGCGAGGCAAGTGATGCCACGGGAGTTGCCAAACTTCTCTGGCGATCCGCAGGACTGGCCGTTGTTCTACAGCTCGTTCTGCAACTCCACAGAAGCATGTGGATATACGGATTCGGAAAACCTGGCAAGATTGCAGCGTTGTATAAAGGATAGTGCGTTAGAAGCAGTTCGGAGTCGTTTGCTGATGCCACAGTCTGTGCCTTTCGTTATCGATATACTTAGAAGGTTGTATGGTCGACCAGAAATTTTAATACATTCTCTCCTCCAAAAGTTGCGAACGGTACCTTCTCCAAAATTTGATAACCTGCAGTCGCAGATTAACTTCGGTCTCGCGGTACAAAACGTCGTAGATCATATGACTATCGCCAATCTTCCTGATCATCTGTGGAATCCGACGCTGCTCCACGAATTGGTAGAGAAATTGCCACCTCAAATCAAGATGCAGTGGTCTTACTACAAGAGCAGATTCTCTTGTGTCAACCTAACGACCTTTAGTGCTTTCATGTCCGAGCTTGTGATGATGGCCTCTGACGTTACGCTTCCGATGGACGCCCTCGCACTGAACTCGAAGACTGGTAAATCGATTAAAGAAAAACCGAAGCTGTACATGCATACTGAGGATCAGCGGGAGAAGAACTCTGAATTTGCCGAGAAAATGAAGACGCCAATGGAACAGGCAAAGAAGCTTTGTGTGTATTGCGGTAAAGAACGTCACGAGATCGCGAACTGCATCCAATTCAAAGCGCTCGATGTTGACG TTACTATACATGGAAATGGAAAACATGTCAGTACTTACGCGTTCCTGGACGATGGATCGAATTCTACCCTTCTGGAAAACAAAATCGCGTCCGCTCTAGGCATCAAGGGGCCAACCGACGGTTTCTGTCTGAGTTGGACAGGCAATATCTCGCGGGAAGAAAAAGAATCTCAACGAATCAGTATAGTAATCTGCGGGGATGGCAAGAAGTTTAAACTCCATAACGTGAGAACGGTTCAGCAGCTCCAGTTACCTGCGCAAACGATGCGCTATGAGGATCTAGTCCAAACCTACCATCATCTGAAGGGACTTCCGGTTCGCAGTTACGAGGGTGCGATCCCGGGCATCATCATCGGTATAGAACACATACGACTATTAACTGCATTGCGAACACGAGAAGGAAAAGACAATGAACCGGTAGCAACAAAGACACGTCTCGGATGGTGCATATTCGGGAAAAACTCCGACAGCGGAACAACGATGGAGCAGTTGAACCTACATCTAGCTGATGAG AGTCGAGTGTAA